Genomic segment of Bacteroidota bacterium:
CCAAGTCCGTACGGCACACAGGATACACCGCCCGTGTTTTCCGATTCGCCCCGTTATGAGGCGCCTCAGTATAATATGCCAGAGGCCCCTGAGGCGCAGGACCCGGATGAAACACAGTTGGCACCTGACAATAATCCAGAGCAACCAGTAGCACCCGATCCGGTACTCTCTCCACTCGAATCGCTGGAGTATGATGTGCTGGGCAGCTTTGGGGCTACCAACAGAACAATGTTTGTTGATCACCTCTTTGCCGGCTCTGAGCAAGGGTATGAGCATCTGCTGGGTGTGTTACGCGAACTAAGCACGTGGGAAGAAGCCTCGCAGTTGATCGCTGAAGAAGTGTTTAAAAAACACCAGATCAATATCTATAGCCCGGCTGCAATCATGTTTACCGAAAGCGTCGAAGAACAGTATCGCCAGCGATAAGCGCAATGGGGTAGATGCGCCTGATTGTAAGGTGCGCGCTTCACCCATGCCGCGTAAATAAAACCCTTGCTGCGTTTGGGTTCGATTGTCTGAGTTTGTAGTTTTGCCACAGGACACGCACCACAGCGTAATACCTGGCAGAAAGCCGGCGTATGGTGTCCGTTCGGGATCCTGTAGAATCAGCAATTGATATAGCGCATGGCAGAGCCTGGTAGTCGGTTTGAAGAACTAGAGCAGAAGCGGAAAGAGGCCCGGCTGGGAGGAGGAGAAGCCCGCATTGCCCGCCAGCACGACAAGGGCAAGCTCACCGCCCGTGAACGAATAGATATCCTGTTGGACAAAGGCTCCTTCGAAGAGCTAGGTATGTTCGTGCAGCACGATATCACCGATTTTGGTTTAGAAAAGCAGCGTCCGTTGGGTGACGGTGTGGTAACAGGGTATGGTACCATAGATGGCCGGCTTGTCTATGTGTTTAGTCAGGACTTTACGGTCTTTGGGGGCTCTCTCGGGCACGCACATGCGGAGAAAATTGTCAAAATCATGAAGCTTGCCCTGGAAAATGGGGCACCTGTCATTGGGCTGAATGATTCTGGCGGTGCACGCATTCAGGAGGGCGTGGTCTCGCTCGGCGGTTATGCTGACATCTTTTTGCAGAATACGCTGGCTTCTGGCGTGGTCCCTCAGATTTCGGCGGTAATGGGCCCCTGCGCCGGCGGTGCAGTTTACAGCCCGGCCATCACCGACTTCATCTTTATGGTCCAGAAGACAAGCTACATGTTTGTTACGGGGCCGAACGTAGTTAAAACAGTCACCCAGGAAGAAGTAACAAGTGAGGCGCTCGGTGGCGCAACAACCCATGCTAGCAAAAGTGGTGTAGCCCATTTTTCCTGTGTAAATGATGCAGACTGTCTCCTCCGTATTCGTGATTTGATGGGGTATCTCCCGCAAAATTGCGAAGAGCTGCCACCACACAGTGCAACCGACGATCCGCATGACCGGGCAGCAGCGCAGTTGGATGACATCGTGCCAGAGAACCCCAACAAGCCCTATGACATGCTCGATGTGATCAAGCTTGTTGTGGATAACGGCAAGTTCACCGAAGTACACGCAGAATACGCAACAAACATGGTTGTTGGGTTTGCCCGTTTAGGCGGGCAATCTATTGGCATTGTGGCAAATCAGCCGGCTGTGCTTGCCGGCGTATTGAATATTGACGCATCCCGAAAAGGCGCTCGATTTGTCCGTTTTTGTGATGCCTTTAATATCCCGCTCGTCGTTTTTGAAGATGTGCCGGGCTTTTTGCCGGGCACCGACCAGGAATGGCAGGGTATTATTCGGGAAGGTGCCAAGTTGCTTTATGCATTCTGCGAAGCTACGGTACCGAAAATCACGGTCATTACCCGAAAGGCCTATGGCGGTGCGTACGATGTGATGAACTCAAAACACATCCGCGGCGACCTCAATTTTGCCTGGCCCCGTGCTGAAATTGCTGTGATGGGTCCGAAAGGCGCTGTAGAAATTATTTACCGGAAGCAGATTGCCGCAGCGGAAGATCCTGCTGCAACAGAAGCCGCGTTTATCGAGGACTACCGGGATAAATTTGCAAACCCTTATGTGGCAGCAAGCAAAGGATACATTGACGACGTAATTGAACCGAGTCAAACGCGCACCAAGCTTATTCGTGGGCTGAAAATGCTCAAAAACAAGGTTGCGCAAAATCCAAAGAAGAAGCACGGGAACGTTCCGCTGTAAAAAATCTACATACATTACCCGGGTGTAGTGTCCTGCAAGGATTACCCGGGGATACGCACTATCCGTGAAAGGATCAGCAGGCTTGCGCCGGATTGCCTTTTTTGTAAGTGTGCTTATTTGTTATCTTTAGGCATTCACTATCAACAGGCAGGGCGTCCGATCAAATAATTCACCTGCATCGGTGGCCCGCGTCCATGGACGTTTTAACGGCAACTTGTATCCCTGCGGGGTGTCGTTTCTGTTAGCAATAGGGAATAGGCCTTTGGGCCATCATTGTTACTCTCGTCTCTGTCCTCCACGCTAAAACACGCTTTTTGCCCATGTTGCGCACATTGCTATTTGGGACGCTGTTTATATTTGGTTCAAATCACGCATTTGGACAAGAGCAGTCTCGCCCAATTGTACCCGTCTCCGACCAAATTTCTACAAGCTATGAACACCGCCTGATGCGGCACATCGACTATAGTCCGATGGATGTGTGGCCCGTGCAGGGAAATCCGCAGTTAAGTGATGTGCGGATGTTCATCCTTGGTGAGGAAGGGGGAGAAGATATAGGATTTCCCGGTGATACGTTTACTGAGGAGCAGGCATTGCGGCGGATGTCGCGTATTTATGGATACCAGGGCCGGCTCCTGCAAGCCCAGGCTGATGGAGATGCAGAGGCGATCGAGGAATTACTGGATACCTCGATGGGAGCCCTTGCGATTTTGGTGGACCAGCCGGCGGTGGCCGACAATGCCCAGTTCCGCGAACTCTATCGCAGTGTTGTATCAGAATTTGAGCGCTACTACGGATTCTCTGATACGCTGGCCATTCAGCAAGGTGACATCTTTGCCGTAAGAGAGCAAGCTTTTTCTGCAGTAAATGAGGGCGACCTGGCACCATTGGAAGGGGTAACCCTGCCACGTCTTTCGTTTGCAGATACCGAAATTCCAATGACCATCAATGAGCGGGTCAAGTCAAGTATTGTTTTTCTGCTGAAAGACCCTGACCGGCACATCAACAACTGGCTGAGCCGCGCAGAAACCTATTTCCCGATGGTTGAGAAGATCTTTGCGGAAGAAGGCGTGCCGGATGAGTTGAAGTACCTTGCAATGATTGAAAGCGGCTTAAATCCGAACGCCAAGAGCTGGGCGCGTGCTGTAGGGATGTGGCAGTTCATTCGTGCAACAGGCCGCGCTTATGATCTTGAGAGCAACGGCTGGGTAGATGAGCGGATGAATCCGGAAAAAGCCACCCGTGCGGCAGCCAAACATTTGCGTGATTTGCACCGCATGTTTGGTGATTGGCAGCTGGCGCTTGCCGGCTACAATTACAGCCCAGGCAAGCTTCGCCGGCATATTCGCAGGGCTGAAGCCCGTTTGGGTCGGAAAGCAACGTATTGGGATGTGTACGACAACCTGCCGCGCGAGACCCGTAACTATGTGCCGATGTTTATCGCTACATCCATTGTAGCTTCGAGCCCCGAAGACTTTGGGCTCGGGAAAGGCGTACAGCCCGGACCAAATTATGAGTTTGACTACGTGCCGGTGCAGGGCATGTTGTCGCTGGCTGATGCTGCTAAACTTGCAGGGACCGACCTGGCAACAATCAAGGCGCTCAACCCGGAACTGCGTAGCAGCCATTTGCCGCCGTCAAAAACAGCGTATTACCTGCGTATTCCGCTTTATACCTACGAGCAGTTTGCTGAAGGATACCGGAAATTGCCGGCGAGCACAAAAAGAGCCGTCAGCCATCATCGCGTCCGTAGTGGTGAAACGCTTGGGCAGATAGCGCGCCGTTATGGTGTTTCCGTTTCGTCACTTATGCGTAAAAACGGACTCCGCAGTACCGTCATTCGGATTGGGCAGTCGCTTGTTGTCCCTGTAACGCAGTACTCCAGCGGCCTGTCCAATAGTGAAGTATCATTTGCTGATGCCCGCCCGATGCGTGTGCAGTATGGTATGCGCTCGGTACGTCCGATCTT
This window contains:
- a CDS encoding acyl-CoA carboxylase subunit beta is translated as MAEPGSRFEELEQKRKEARLGGGEARIARQHDKGKLTARERIDILLDKGSFEELGMFVQHDITDFGLEKQRPLGDGVVTGYGTIDGRLVYVFSQDFTVFGGSLGHAHAEKIVKIMKLALENGAPVIGLNDSGGARIQEGVVSLGGYADIFLQNTLASGVVPQISAVMGPCAGGAVYSPAITDFIFMVQKTSYMFVTGPNVVKTVTQEEVTSEALGGATTHASKSGVAHFSCVNDADCLLRIRDLMGYLPQNCEELPPHSATDDPHDRAAAQLDDIVPENPNKPYDMLDVIKLVVDNGKFTEVHAEYATNMVVGFARLGGQSIGIVANQPAVLAGVLNIDASRKGARFVRFCDAFNIPLVVFEDVPGFLPGTDQEWQGIIREGAKLLYAFCEATVPKITVITRKAYGGAYDVMNSKHIRGDLNFAWPRAEIAVMGPKGAVEIIYRKQIAAAEDPAATEAAFIEDYRDKFANPYVAASKGYIDDVIEPSQTRTKLIRGLKMLKNKVAQNPKKKHGNVPL
- a CDS encoding LysM peptidoglycan-binding domain-containing protein; protein product: MLRTLLFGTLFIFGSNHAFGQEQSRPIVPVSDQISTSYEHRLMRHIDYSPMDVWPVQGNPQLSDVRMFILGEEGGEDIGFPGDTFTEEQALRRMSRIYGYQGRLLQAQADGDAEAIEELLDTSMGALAILVDQPAVADNAQFRELYRSVVSEFERYYGFSDTLAIQQGDIFAVREQAFSAVNEGDLAPLEGVTLPRLSFADTEIPMTINERVKSSIVFLLKDPDRHINNWLSRAETYFPMVEKIFAEEGVPDELKYLAMIESGLNPNAKSWARAVGMWQFIRATGRAYDLESNGWVDERMNPEKATRAAAKHLRDLHRMFGDWQLALAGYNYSPGKLRRHIRRAEARLGRKATYWDVYDNLPRETRNYVPMFIATSIVASSPEDFGLGKGVQPGPNYEFDYVPVQGMLSLADAAKLAGTDLATIKALNPELRSSHLPPSKTAYYLRIPLYTYEQFAEGYRKLPASTKRAVSHHRVRSGETLGQIARRYGVSVSSLMRKNGLRSTVIRIGQSLVVPVTQYSSGLSNSEVSFADARPMRVQYGMRSVRPILPSQRTPLDKDLLIARAQELASKIPVVAASDKSTPEKKTVTKVSDKQPAVADANSKEAKKAEDKPSRIVYRVRRGDTLIKIAKQFKVSVSELRQWNNMSNSLIKIGQRLTVYPKASS